In a genomic window of Nocardiopsis mwathae:
- a CDS encoding serine/threonine-protein kinase, producing the protein MPEGFAASGLTPRTEKDPTHVGAYRIVGRLGAGGMGAVYAAVDDKDAPLALKVVHREFAAEPEFRARFAREVDLMRRVSGTCIPAFVDADTRSQRPWLGIEYVPGPTLNGRVRDSGPLSGDMLHGLAAGLAEALQAIHAAGIVHRDLKPGNIILSPSGPKVLDFGIARAIEESAITRTGGLFGTPGWLAPEQYAGASPAATSDMFAWGGLVAFAATGRRPFGSGTVEELAVRTMERAPDLDGVPDQLRPVVAAALSKNPAQRPTAAQALDAVTAAWIGSAPTEVDEATRVLPGLLHERWTEIDTPAADTTTWTTLAPPKRPRWRSPRVLVPAAAALAVVLVGSAGAVAWRAMDTGSNAGDGSSAGGQGGSADGGNGGADAEGGAAGSGGGGADDAVDPASLEHGGPNLVGGTPGEDLGIGAVRFEAVTSNTLELATKQALPGTDAVTGEWDPKLRFIFESAIREGDDVVFTGSAEYLRNEGSYTLHTKDFMAMEFRLTEQDIANLYNPDWEGFYFPKESRVLATLDTDNPTSDFTFAIADVPPEEDDGAPSFQRYLRYIPPEELWGYRLNEIERNAYGVCYQEGLEWHDMPPIPGLPCG; encoded by the coding sequence ATGCCCGAAGGATTCGCGGCCTCCGGCCTCACCCCCCGAACGGAGAAGGACCCCACCCACGTGGGCGCCTACCGGATCGTGGGGCGCTTGGGAGCCGGTGGGATGGGTGCCGTGTACGCGGCCGTCGACGACAAGGACGCTCCGCTCGCGCTCAAGGTCGTCCACCGCGAATTCGCCGCCGAGCCGGAGTTCCGTGCCCGATTCGCCCGCGAAGTCGACCTGATGCGACGGGTCTCCGGCACCTGTATCCCCGCCTTCGTCGACGCCGATACGCGCTCCCAGCGCCCATGGCTGGGAATCGAGTACGTTCCGGGGCCGACGCTGAACGGCCGGGTCCGTGACAGCGGGCCGCTGTCCGGAGACATGCTCCACGGCCTCGCCGCCGGTCTGGCCGAAGCGCTGCAGGCGATCCACGCGGCCGGGATCGTGCACCGCGACCTCAAGCCCGGCAACATCATCCTCTCCCCGTCGGGTCCCAAGGTGCTGGACTTCGGTATCGCCCGCGCGATCGAGGAATCCGCGATCACCCGCACCGGCGGACTCTTCGGCACCCCGGGCTGGCTGGCGCCGGAGCAGTACGCGGGCGCGTCGCCTGCGGCCACGTCGGACATGTTCGCCTGGGGCGGCCTCGTGGCCTTCGCCGCGACCGGCCGACGCCCCTTCGGCAGCGGAACCGTGGAGGAACTCGCCGTCCGCACGATGGAGAGAGCCCCCGACCTCGACGGGGTTCCCGACCAGCTGCGGCCGGTCGTCGCGGCCGCGCTGTCGAAGAATCCCGCGCAACGGCCGACGGCCGCCCAGGCGCTGGACGCCGTCACCGCCGCGTGGATCGGCTCGGCCCCCACGGAGGTCGACGAGGCCACGCGGGTCCTGCCCGGACTGCTCCACGAGCGGTGGACCGAAATCGACACCCCCGCCGCCGACACCACCACGTGGACGACGCTGGCTCCCCCCAAGCGCCCCCGCTGGCGCAGCCCGCGGGTGCTCGTCCCGGCGGCGGCCGCCCTCGCCGTCGTGCTGGTCGGCTCCGCCGGCGCGGTTGCGTGGCGGGCTATGGACACGGGGTCGAACGCCGGTGATGGCTCCAGTGCCGGCGGGCAAGGCGGGTCGGCCGACGGCGGCAACGGAGGAGCCGACGCAGAGGGCGGCGCCGCAGGCAGCGGTGGTGGTGGCGCCGACGACGCCGTGGACCCGGCGAGCCTGGAACACGGCGGCCCCAACCTCGTCGGAGGAACCCCGGGGGAGGACCTCGGCATTGGTGCGGTGAGGTTTGAGGCCGTTACATCGAACACGCTCGAACTGGCCACGAAACAGGCGCTTCCCGGCACTGACGCCGTGACGGGGGAGTGGGACCCGAAGCTACGGTTCATCTTCGAGTCCGCCATCCGCGAGGGCGACGACGTTGTCTTCACCGGCAGTGCCGAGTACCTGCGGAACGAAGGCAGCTACACGCTGCATACCAAGGACTTTATGGCGATGGAGTTCCGCCTCACCGAACAGGACATCGCGAATCTCTACAACCCCGACTGGGAGGGATTCTACTTCCCGAAGGAGTCAAGGGTCCTCGCCACGCTTGACACGGACAATCCCACCAGCGATTTCACCTTCGCGATCGCCGATGTTCCACCCGAGGAAGACGACGGCGCACCGAGCTTCCAGCGCTACCTTCGCTACATCCCACCCGAGGAGTTGTGGGGTTACCGGCTCAACGAGATCGAGCGCAATGCGTACGGGGTTTGCTATCAGGAGGGGCTGGAGTGGCACGACATGCCGCCGATCCCGGGTCTTCCCTGCGGCTGA
- a CDS encoding serine/threonine-protein kinase has product MTDTPPTHFAPLLDDDPRQIGPYQPVGRIGAGGMGAVFAARAVAPASADEYVAVKVVRDELATNPEFRARFAREVDLVSRVHSPCVPRFLGADTAAPTPWLATAFVPGPTLRDYVRRNGPLTGGKLLGLAAGLAEALQAVHAAGIVHRDLKPGNIILSPSGPKVLDFGIARALEETALTRTGGVVGTAGWMSPEQYSGGEAALTDRSDMFSWGALVAYAATGREPFGTGPTDALAYRVRQAAPDVDGLPGELRPLVQAALAKDPGARPSAVDAVRAVEALWGASRDPNFAPASDSADAVTRLLSSEWTGMEAAPPKPPRASRRVPLLIGAAAGALLLVASAAGAAHVAGVAPWTAASGEPGADPGTAAPSPGGDADGAEGSAGGEGGGGGDAEDGGAGAADGDDAGPPPEAVDSVEANGQSARAEVGSAHGKLAIFTTHVQITTTVVSAYDMTPGDAGMSFTFSAQSEGVRQQAPPVDQDAFYVVANGEKILPEGEYSYTPDPNVPQGQEQNASTLTFPGAPETGLLVYQSPETAYGTLPAVALCYDLSLGQGGYFTPNYDICT; this is encoded by the coding sequence ATGACCGACACACCCCCCACCCACTTCGCCCCCCTTCTCGATGACGACCCCCGGCAGATCGGCCCCTACCAGCCCGTCGGCCGGATCGGCGCCGGTGGCATGGGAGCGGTGTTCGCGGCCCGCGCCGTCGCCCCCGCCTCTGCCGATGAGTACGTCGCGGTGAAGGTCGTGCGCGACGAGCTCGCCACGAACCCCGAGTTCCGCGCCCGCTTCGCGCGCGAGGTGGACCTCGTCAGCCGGGTGCACAGCCCCTGCGTCCCGCGGTTTCTCGGCGCCGACACCGCGGCACCGACCCCGTGGCTGGCTACGGCCTTCGTGCCCGGCCCGACCCTGCGCGACTACGTGCGGCGCAACGGACCGCTCACCGGCGGAAAGCTGCTCGGACTCGCCGCCGGTCTCGCTGAGGCTCTCCAGGCGGTCCACGCGGCCGGGATCGTGCACCGCGACCTCAAGCCCGGCAACATCATCCTCTCGCCGTCGGGCCCCAAGGTGCTGGACTTCGGCATCGCCCGCGCCTTGGAGGAGACCGCGCTCACGCGCACGGGCGGGGTCGTGGGCACAGCAGGGTGGATGAGCCCGGAGCAGTACAGCGGTGGGGAGGCGGCGCTCACCGACCGCTCCGACATGTTCTCCTGGGGCGCGCTGGTCGCCTACGCGGCGACCGGCCGCGAGCCGTTCGGCACCGGCCCCACCGATGCCCTCGCCTACCGGGTCCGGCAGGCAGCACCCGACGTCGACGGGTTGCCCGGAGAGCTGCGCCCGCTCGTGCAGGCGGCGCTGGCCAAGGATCCGGGTGCCCGTCCGTCGGCCGTCGACGCGGTGCGCGCCGTCGAAGCGCTGTGGGGTGCCTCCCGCGACCCGAACTTCGCTCCCGCCTCTGACTCGGCCGACGCCGTCACGCGCCTGCTGAGCTCCGAATGGACCGGAATGGAGGCAGCGCCCCCGAAGCCGCCGCGCGCGTCCCGCCGCGTACCGCTGCTCATCGGGGCAGCGGCCGGGGCGCTCCTGCTGGTGGCGAGCGCAGCGGGCGCTGCCCACGTCGCGGGTGTCGCTCCGTGGACGGCGGCGTCCGGCGAACCGGGAGCCGATCCGGGGACGGCCGCGCCCAGCCCCGGCGGTGACGCCGACGGGGCTGAAGGCAGCGCTGGAGGGGAAGGCGGAGGTGGCGGCGACGCCGAGGACGGCGGCGCAGGGGCCGCAGACGGAGACGATGCAGGCCCGCCACCGGAGGCGGTCGACAGCGTAGAAGCCAATGGTCAGTCGGCGCGGGCCGAGGTGGGGTCGGCGCACGGAAAGCTGGCGATTTTCACCACCCATGTCCAGATCACGACCACGGTCGTCTCGGCCTATGACATGACGCCCGGCGACGCTGGCATGAGTTTCACCTTCAGCGCGCAGTCGGAGGGCGTCCGCCAGCAGGCGCCTCCGGTTGACCAAGACGCCTTCTATGTCGTGGCGAACGGGGAGAAGATCCTGCCGGAAGGTGAGTACTCCTACACCCCGGACCCCAACGTGCCGCAGGGGCAGGAGCAGAACGCATCGACCCTCACTTTCCCCGGCGCACCGGAGACCGGGCTGCTGGTCTACCAGAGCCCGGAAACCGCCTACGGCACCCTCCCTGCGGTCGCCCTCTGCTACGACCTGAGCCTGGGCCAGGGCGGCTACTTCACGCCCAACTACGACATCTGCACCTGA
- a CDS encoding OmpA family protein — MFESAGRQKSWSRLFPAFSAATAAVFLASCAGADSGGDDTPSEESSPSRQGAQEEDGPLATSTITAMDEKGGLEVTVNSLDRVGAGRVVVKMSVTNESDTRHYTNHMFATAGKERAMSNTGRGVTLIDTSNGRRHFAFMRSDEDTCLCSNWGGGALDKGESQDFWVAFPEPPGDVTRMTVTTPVTPDFVDLPLGESEPRGKKFLDIPVEDPEILDLTAYQESLDGDSSRADTGNEASISLSSDVLFELNESDLTPAAGRELKKVAKEIDDSSAEVVRIDGHTDNSGNDSINSPLSKARAESVEKELESLITRNGVTFETDGHGSSDPIADNSTEEGRKKNRRVTVTFEK, encoded by the coding sequence ATGTTCGAATCCGCAGGACGTCAGAAGTCCTGGAGTCGACTGTTTCCCGCGTTTTCGGCCGCAACTGCGGCCGTCTTCCTTGCATCGTGCGCCGGCGCCGACAGCGGCGGCGATGACACACCATCGGAAGAGTCATCTCCCAGCCGCCAGGGTGCGCAGGAGGAAGACGGTCCTCTCGCTACGAGCACGATAACTGCAATGGACGAAAAGGGCGGCCTCGAGGTGACCGTCAACTCCCTGGACAGGGTTGGTGCGGGCCGCGTCGTCGTCAAGATGTCGGTGACCAATGAAAGCGACACCCGGCACTACACCAACCATATGTTCGCCACCGCTGGAAAAGAGCGTGCCATGTCGAACACCGGCAGGGGTGTGACGCTCATCGACACGTCCAACGGCAGGCGGCATTTCGCGTTCATGAGATCCGATGAGGACACCTGCCTGTGCTCGAACTGGGGTGGAGGAGCGCTGGACAAAGGAGAATCGCAGGATTTCTGGGTTGCCTTTCCCGAGCCTCCTGGCGACGTTACCCGAATGACGGTGACGACGCCCGTGACTCCCGACTTCGTTGACCTGCCTCTTGGCGAGAGTGAGCCAAGGGGCAAGAAGTTCCTTGATATTCCAGTGGAGGACCCGGAGATTCTGGACCTCACCGCCTATCAGGAGAGCCTCGACGGCGACTCATCCCGCGCCGACACGGGAAACGAAGCCAGCATCAGTCTGTCGTCGGACGTGCTGTTCGAGCTCAACGAGTCCGATCTGACTCCGGCCGCAGGGCGAGAGCTGAAGAAAGTGGCCAAGGAGATAGACGACAGCTCTGCTGAGGTGGTGAGGATCGACGGCCACACCGATAACTCTGGAAACGACTCCATCAACAGCCCCCTGTCCAAGGCGCGAGCAGAGTCCGTCGAGAAGGAGCTGGAATCCCTCATCACTCGCAACGGCGTCACTTTCGAGACCGATGGCCACGGATCCAGCGACCCCATTGCCGATAACAGCACCGAAGAGGGGCGAAAGAAGAATCGGCGTGTCACCGTAACCTTCGAGAAGTAG
- a CDS encoding MBL fold metallo-hydrolase has product MKRIQPDLWETETEFPAPGLSTHAYLWTAPSGNVLFYNTTLGHEIDAMAELGGVARQYLSHQDEIAPSLRTIKQRFGSALHGSAVEADLVAKTCPVDGVFDERRVELDGVEVIPTPGHTPGSASFLVPSAHGSTYLFTGDSILRDAEGQWIAGYIPGFSDRDALAASLSGLADLAPDIVISSGFLGDTGVTELGERSWAHCVDEALTSLTESR; this is encoded by the coding sequence ATGAAACGGATCCAGCCTGACCTGTGGGAGACCGAGACGGAGTTCCCGGCTCCGGGACTGAGCACCCACGCCTATCTTTGGACCGCACCCAGCGGCAATGTGCTGTTCTACAACACGACACTGGGGCACGAGATCGACGCCATGGCCGAGCTCGGCGGGGTCGCTCGCCAGTACCTGAGCCACCAGGACGAGATCGCCCCTTCGTTGCGCACCATCAAGCAGCGGTTCGGCTCGGCGCTGCACGGCAGCGCGGTCGAGGCGGACCTCGTGGCGAAGACCTGCCCCGTCGACGGTGTGTTCGACGAGCGCCGTGTGGAGCTGGACGGGGTCGAGGTGATCCCGACGCCGGGGCACACCCCGGGCAGCGCGAGCTTTCTGGTTCCGTCCGCGCACGGCTCGACGTACCTGTTCACCGGCGACTCCATCCTGCGCGACGCGGAGGGTCAGTGGATCGCCGGCTACATCCCCGGCTTCAGCGACCGCGACGCTCTCGCCGCCAGCCTGTCCGGCCTCGCCGACCTCGCTCCGGACATCGTGATCTCCAGCGGGTTCCTCGGCGATACGGGCGTCACCGAACTCGGCGAGCGATCCTGGGCCCACTGCGTGGACGAGGCGCTCACGTCGTTGACGGAAAGCCGGTAG
- a CDS encoding alpha/beta hydrolase has translation MERHRKKPWRRVLSALLMVLSVLVAVVLAVFVYVIAVPRVPEQMVPLSVLVSGYGLYLVAAALVGLVLAGLTFWSGARKTGGAVAVVAAVALVFALVPVASSWETARDHGASLSLPDYLAYGPNVGRPVESLSTVYNRVDGEELELDVKLPPGEAEEPRPAVVWVHGGGWNIGDRGEVPKWHKWLNDRGYAVFPIDYRLAPPPRWNQAPADVKCAVGWVKQHAEEYAVDPSRVMVAGGSAGGNLALMGAYADDRVEPSCDVTDTGVAAVAAFYPAIDPATVWRETGSPGQVRPWVERYTGGSPDEVPDRYEAASPYTYVRPGLPPTLIMHGARDHIAPHDMSAALADRLDQLGVPNRLVTLPYTDHVYDFVWGDWGSQISRHTFAEFLEEHFPS, from the coding sequence ATGGAGCGTCACCGGAAGAAGCCATGGCGCCGGGTTCTCAGCGCCCTGCTGATGGTCCTGAGCGTGCTCGTCGCGGTCGTCCTCGCGGTCTTCGTCTACGTGATCGCCGTGCCGCGGGTCCCGGAGCAGATGGTGCCGCTGTCGGTCCTGGTCAGCGGGTACGGACTGTACCTCGTCGCCGCGGCCCTGGTCGGTCTCGTGCTCGCGGGACTCACCTTCTGGAGCGGGGCCAGGAAGACCGGGGGAGCGGTGGCGGTGGTCGCCGCCGTGGCCCTGGTCTTCGCGCTCGTCCCGGTCGCGTCCTCCTGGGAGACCGCCCGCGACCACGGCGCCTCGCTCTCCCTCCCCGACTACCTCGCCTACGGCCCCAACGTCGGCCGCCCGGTGGAGTCACTGTCCACGGTCTACAACCGCGTCGACGGCGAGGAGCTCGAACTCGACGTGAAGCTGCCGCCCGGCGAGGCCGAAGAGCCCCGCCCCGCCGTGGTGTGGGTGCACGGCGGCGGGTGGAACATCGGTGACCGCGGCGAGGTGCCCAAGTGGCACAAGTGGCTCAACGACAGGGGCTACGCCGTCTTCCCCATCGACTACCGGCTGGCCCCGCCACCCCGCTGGAACCAGGCGCCGGCGGACGTCAAGTGCGCGGTGGGATGGGTCAAACAGCACGCGGAGGAGTACGCCGTCGACCCGTCACGCGTCATGGTCGCGGGCGGGTCGGCCGGTGGAAACCTCGCGCTCATGGGCGCCTACGCCGACGACCGAGTCGAACCGAGCTGCGACGTGACCGACACCGGCGTCGCGGCGGTCGCCGCCTTCTACCCCGCCATCGACCCCGCCACCGTCTGGCGCGAGACCGGCAGCCCCGGCCAGGTCCGGCCGTGGGTGGAGAGGTACACCGGCGGGAGCCCGGACGAGGTGCCCGACCGCTACGAGGCGGCATCGCCCTACACCTATGTGCGGCCGGGGTTGCCGCCCACCCTGATCATGCACGGCGCCCGCGACCACATCGCGCCCCACGACATGTCGGCCGCGCTCGCCGACAGGCTCGACCAGCTGGGCGTGCCCAACCGGCTCGTCACGCTGCCCTACACCGACCACGTCTACGACTTCGTCTGGGGCGACTGGGGATCGCAGATCTCCCGGCACACCTTCGCCGAGTTCCTAGAGGAGCATTTCCCCAGTTGA
- a CDS encoding MmcQ/YjbR family DNA-binding protein yields MATWEDVARIALGLPETSEEASYDGATAWKVKGRLFTWERPLRKSDVEALGDAAPEGPVLAARVPDVGVKGALLADRPDVYFTTPHFDGYPIVLVRLDRVPLPDLEELLVEAWLDRAPKRVAQAYLHDSP; encoded by the coding sequence ATGGCGACATGGGAGGACGTGGCGCGCATCGCGTTGGGGCTGCCGGAGACCTCTGAGGAGGCCTCCTATGATGGCGCGACGGCGTGGAAGGTGAAGGGCAGGCTGTTCACCTGGGAACGACCCCTGCGCAAGAGCGACGTTGAGGCCCTGGGCGACGCCGCCCCCGAGGGGCCGGTCCTGGCGGCGCGCGTGCCCGACGTCGGGGTGAAGGGGGCGCTCCTGGCCGACCGGCCCGACGTGTACTTCACGACGCCGCACTTCGACGGGTACCCGATCGTCCTGGTCCGATTGGACCGCGTTCCCCTACCCGACCTGGAGGAGCTGCTGGTCGAGGCCTGGCTGGACCGGGCGCCCAAGCGGGTGGCCCAGGCGTACCTGCACGACTCCCCCTGA
- a CDS encoding PEP/pyruvate-binding domain-containing protein, producing MNVIALTEIDASMISQVGGKATGLGEMIALGERVPPGFCLTTDAYRSGALSEAELRDAYERMGGGRVAVRSSATAEDLPGASFAGQQDTVLDVEGADALTAAVRHCWDSLFSARAVAYRDANEIAHESVHMAVVVQRMVDAREAGVLFTANPLTGSRSEMVVDAAPGLGTAVVDGSVDADHYVLGAGEPAGPADGCLTRDRLDELRAAGERLQRHFGSPQDIEWAYDAEGTLWLLQSRPITTLFPLPPATDRPQPRLYLEVGHLQGMLRPFTPMGFSTLKLVWAQWCRRNGVTADPFGESSMMVPIGGRLYGDLTDILRSSVLRDGLAEGLDVYGPRVRAAIEHMLDDPRFAPRHALPFRLGSALRMTARLGPPAIVGIAYSIARPQAARARAHRGVEGIRRTTRGLPASATPAERIDFFVERSDDAVGRDLMTCIWPVMAGILLSVAPSGLLKGIATDAEIETTLGGMPHNVTTEMDLALWRMAERAVEHRELLLTTPPGDLAARYRAGTLPDIGLADFLETYGHRTAAEIDIGVPRWAEDPAPLFATIANYLRVDDPAQAPDRRFARAVAKAETMIAELSERARRERPVRGRIAAFLMRRSRELAGLRELGKFAWMIPFLRMRKELLLIGEDLAAEGRLDRADDIMFLDLREARAAVHGGTDYRSLVAERRAVHERELRRHTVPSALLSDGTDVETLVPRPPVEEGTLVGMGAAPGTVTGRARVVRDPAGAHIEPGEILVAPTTDPGWTPLFMTAGGLVTETGSPIAHGPTVAREYGIPAVICVPDATREIETGQLITIDGSDGTVVTEMGKEKESEAVEARA from the coding sequence ATGAACGTGATCGCTCTGACCGAGATCGACGCGAGCATGATCTCGCAGGTCGGCGGCAAGGCCACCGGGCTCGGCGAGATGATCGCGCTGGGTGAACGGGTGCCACCGGGCTTCTGCCTGACCACCGACGCCTACCGGTCCGGCGCACTGTCCGAAGCCGAACTCCGCGACGCCTACGAGCGCATGGGCGGCGGCCGCGTCGCCGTGCGGTCCAGCGCCACCGCCGAGGACCTGCCCGGCGCCAGCTTCGCCGGCCAGCAGGACACCGTCCTCGACGTCGAGGGCGCCGACGCCCTGACCGCCGCCGTGCGCCACTGCTGGGACTCGCTGTTCTCCGCCCGCGCCGTCGCCTACCGCGACGCCAACGAGATCGCGCACGAAAGCGTGCACATGGCCGTCGTCGTGCAGCGCATGGTCGACGCCCGCGAGGCCGGGGTGCTGTTCACCGCCAACCCGCTGACCGGCAGCCGCTCCGAGATGGTCGTCGACGCCGCCCCCGGCCTGGGGACCGCGGTGGTCGACGGCTCCGTCGACGCCGACCACTACGTCCTGGGCGCCGGGGAGCCGGCCGGCCCCGCCGACGGCTGCCTGACCCGGGACCGGCTCGACGAGCTCCGAGCCGCCGGCGAACGCCTCCAGCGGCACTTCGGCTCCCCTCAGGACATCGAGTGGGCCTACGACGCCGAGGGCACTCTCTGGCTGCTGCAGTCGCGCCCGATCACCACCCTCTTCCCGCTGCCTCCGGCCACCGACCGCCCGCAACCCCGCCTCTACCTGGAGGTCGGCCACCTCCAGGGCATGCTCCGCCCGTTCACCCCCATGGGGTTCTCGACGCTGAAGCTCGTCTGGGCGCAGTGGTGCCGCCGGAACGGGGTCACGGCCGACCCCTTCGGCGAGTCCTCGATGATGGTCCCCATCGGCGGACGCCTGTACGGCGACCTGACCGACATCCTGCGCAGCAGCGTGCTGCGCGATGGGCTGGCCGAGGGGCTGGACGTCTACGGCCCGCGGGTTCGGGCGGCCATCGAGCACATGCTCGACGACCCGCGCTTCGCCCCGCGGCACGCCCTGCCCTTCCGCCTGGGCAGCGCACTGAGGATGACGGCCCGGCTCGGGCCGCCGGCGATCGTCGGCATCGCGTACTCGATCGCCCGCCCCCAGGCGGCGCGTGCCCGCGCGCACCGCGGTGTCGAGGGCATCCGGCGCACCACCCGGGGCCTGCCCGCATCCGCGACGCCCGCCGAGCGGATCGACTTCTTCGTCGAGCGCTCCGACGACGCGGTCGGGCGCGACCTGATGACGTGCATCTGGCCGGTGATGGCCGGGATACTCCTGTCCGTCGCACCCTCGGGGCTGCTCAAGGGCATCGCCACCGACGCCGAGATCGAGACCACCCTCGGCGGCATGCCGCACAACGTCACCACGGAGATGGACCTGGCCCTGTGGCGGATGGCCGAGCGCGCGGTCGAGCACCGCGAGCTGCTGCTGACCACCCCGCCCGGCGACCTCGCCGCACGGTACCGGGCGGGCACACTGCCCGACATCGGCCTCGCCGACTTCCTGGAGACCTACGGCCACCGCACCGCCGCCGAGATCGACATCGGTGTGCCCCGCTGGGCCGAGGACCCCGCGCCGCTCTTCGCGACGATCGCGAACTACCTGCGCGTCGACGACCCCGCGCAGGCACCCGACCGGCGCTTCGCGCGGGCGGTGGCCAAGGCCGAGACCATGATCGCCGAACTGTCGGAGCGGGCGCGCCGCGAGCGGCCGGTGCGCGGCCGCATCGCCGCGTTCCTCATGCGGCGCTCGCGCGAACTCGCCGGGCTGCGCGAGCTCGGAAAGTTCGCCTGGATGATCCCGTTCCTGCGGATGCGCAAGGAACTGCTGCTGATCGGCGAGGACCTCGCAGCCGAGGGCCGGCTCGACCGCGCCGACGACATCATGTTCCTCGACCTGCGCGAGGCCCGGGCCGCCGTGCACGGCGGCACCGACTACCGGAGCCTGGTCGCCGAACGGCGGGCGGTACACGAGCGCGAACTCCGGCGCCACACCGTCCCCTCGGCCCTGCTGTCGGACGGGACCGATGTCGAGACGCTGGTGCCGCGGCCGCCCGTGGAGGAGGGGACGCTGGTCGGGATGGGCGCGGCGCCCGGAACGGTGACCGGCAGGGCACGGGTGGTCCGCGACCCGGCCGGGGCGCACATCGAACCGGGCGAGATCCTGGTGGCCCCCACGACCGACCCCGGATGGACCCCGCTGTTCATGACGGCGGGCGGCCTGGTGACGGAGACCGGCTCACCCATCGCCCACGGCCCGACGGTGGCCCGCGAGTACGGCATCCCCGCGGTCATCTGCGTCCCGGACGCCACCCGGGAGATCGAGACCGGGCAGCTGATCACGATCGACGGGTCGGACGGCACCGTCGTCACGGAGATGGGAAAGGAGAAGGAGTCCGAGGCGGTGGAGGCGCGGGCCTGA
- a CDS encoding MarR family winged helix-turn-helix transcriptional regulator has translation MDDRERLIELVRSMQRDSMPSLLRVQEDDDLSIVHIALLQVLDRDRGLLDEHTDPTVKELAALIGRSESRTSRLVDRMVRRGLVERYEDDADRRARRVRLSEGGAAALHRISVARVEAQMALWGHMTRDEQRTVIRCMEVFAEAARRLRDERDRSDRDRREHDLAGRRQGHRARRDDRAG, from the coding sequence ATGGATGATCGCGAGCGCCTGATCGAGCTGGTCCGGTCGATGCAGCGGGACAGCATGCCCAGCCTCCTGCGGGTGCAGGAGGACGACGACCTGTCGATCGTCCACATCGCGCTCCTCCAGGTCCTCGACCGCGACCGCGGGCTGCTGGACGAGCACACCGACCCGACCGTCAAAGAACTGGCCGCGCTCATCGGCCGCTCCGAGTCGCGCACCAGCCGACTGGTGGACCGCATGGTGCGGCGCGGCCTGGTCGAGCGCTACGAGGACGACGCCGACCGCCGCGCCCGCCGCGTGCGCCTCTCCGAGGGCGGGGCCGCGGCCCTGCACCGGATCAGCGTCGCCCGCGTCGAGGCGCAGATGGCGCTGTGGGGCCACATGACCCGTGACGAGCAGCGGACGGTGATCCGCTGCATGGAGGTTTTCGCCGAAGCGGCAAGGAGGCTCCGGGATGAACGTGATCGCTCTGACCGAGATCGACGCGAGCATGATCTCGCAGGTCGGCGGCAAGGCCACCGGGCTCGGCGAGATGATCGCGCTGGGTGA
- a CDS encoding ABC transporter gives MSTASELPAIRLRDIVSAEVSKILTHPTTLVALALAAAANTLFAAVAASEVVRFGAGDDLAPLSAFALVMFAPVYAFLLIPVSATGSEYHGGQFRITLAAVPDRGRLACGKFLAMTAVVIPVAAAVLAPGRVVIGLSDGLSTGAVALDLGRWVLAYTAMSVIAFGLAAVLRSTVAPLAVFVVVAVFAGGGFVQWPEGVRFLPDQASMSLLGTPAFEVTEIAPATAALTLAVWALASLAAYALSLMRRDA, from the coding sequence GTGAGCACCGCGAGCGAGCTGCCCGCCATCCGTCTGCGGGACATCGTGTCCGCAGAGGTGAGCAAAATCCTGACCCACCCGACCACCTTGGTCGCACTGGCACTCGCGGCGGCGGCGAACACGCTTTTCGCTGCTGTAGCCGCAAGCGAGGTCGTGCGCTTCGGCGCAGGCGATGACCTCGCACCGCTCTCCGCGTTCGCCCTGGTGATGTTCGCTCCCGTCTACGCGTTCCTCCTCATTCCCGTCTCCGCCACCGGCAGTGAGTACCACGGCGGACAGTTCCGGATCACCCTCGCCGCAGTGCCGGATCGAGGCCGACTCGCGTGCGGCAAGTTCCTGGCCATGACCGCGGTGGTCATCCCCGTGGCGGCCGCCGTACTCGCCCCGGGCCGCGTGGTCATCGGCCTCTCGGACGGGCTGAGTACGGGCGCAGTCGCCCTTGACCTCGGACGCTGGGTTCTCGCTTACACCGCCATGTCGGTCATCGCTTTCGGACTCGCGGCCGTCCTGCGCAGTACCGTCGCGCCCCTGGCCGTTTTCGTCGTGGTCGCCGTCTTCGCGGGGGGTGGGTTCGTGCAATGGCCGGAGGGGGTCCGTTTCCTACCGGACCAGGCCAGCATGAGCCTCCTGGGAACACCCGCCTTCGAGGTCACCGAGATCGCACCTGCGACCGCCGCCCTCACCCTCGCGGTTTGGGCTCTCGCTTCCCTCGCCGCGTACGCGCTGTCCCTGATGCGTCGCGACGCCTGA